In Bosea sp. (in: a-proteobacteria), one DNA window encodes the following:
- the dnaE gene encoding DNA polymerase III subunit alpha yields the protein MGREAGEGRVLPKIGFVHLHVHSSYSLLEGAMTISTLAKLAAADGQPALALTDTDNLFGGLEFSEKLAGAGLQPIAGVQLSVDFADEGEGGRKPAQAQRLPHIVLLAMDEAGYGNLMKLVSEAALATGGAGQPVTTIERLCAHHAGLIALTGGPYGPVDTALRGGQLPLAAARLATLKGIYGDRLYVEIQRHGADGEAAREAHLLRLAYDAELPVVATNEPFFAKPADFDAHDALLAVAEGRLVSDGERRRVTPEHYFASRAEMQKRFADLPEALTNTVEIAMRCHWRVLPRKPILPRFGEAGRDEAEELQAQARAGLRQRLDKHGPAEGYSVEDYEKRLDFELMIITRMKFPGYFLIVSDFIKWAKAKDIPVGPGRGSGAGSLVAYALTITDVDPLRFGLLFERFLNPDRVSMPDFDIDFCQNRREEVIEYVKHHYGQERVAQIITFGTLLARGVLRDVGRVLEMPYGQVDKLTKLVPQNPAKPISLKDAIEGEPKLQSAAAEEPIVARLLEIGQKLEGLHRHASTHAAGVVIGDRPLEQLVALSVDPRTGMRVTQFNMKWVEQAGLVKFDFLGLKTLTTLTTAVKLIAQRGIAIDLAKLPFDDPPTYAMLARGETVGVFQVESAGMRKALVEMKADRIEDLIALVALYRPGPMDNIPTYCRRKLGLEEPTYLHPGMEPYLRETHGIIVYQEQVMQVAQALSGYSLGEADLLRRAMGKKIKAEMDAQRDRFVKGAIEGGIKKDIASEIFDLLAKFADYGFNKSHAAAYAIVAFQTAYLKANFPVEFLAASMTLDMGNTDKLSEFRRDAERLGIKVERPAINRSGVEFDVAEGKIFYALGAIKGVGRAAVEALVAARAAGGPFRDLADLARRIDTRLVNRRTLEALIAAGSLDELEEDRARAMAAIDGMLALSNRTRDEAAAGQFDLLGGGVVQEAFRIPQVEPWAPAEKLRREHEAVGFFLSGHPLDDYAQVLKRLRVQHYADFARTVRANGTGVGKVAVSVIDKSERRTKSGSKMGIVNLSDPSGQFEAVLFSEGLMRLRDLLEPGRALVLRLSAVLDGEEARPRIEDAEELDGLAARQKQDLVVYLRDDRALTSLAERIRPREALRAEGKVSVVMIIDDGAQEVEIELPGRFPVNQQIANAVRAAPGVVEVRLQ from the coding sequence ATGGGTCGCGAAGCTGGCGAGGGGCGCGTTCTCCCGAAGATCGGCTTCGTGCACCTGCACGTCCATTCGAGCTATTCGCTGCTCGAAGGCGCGATGACGATTTCCACCCTCGCCAAGCTCGCCGCCGCCGACGGCCAGCCGGCGCTGGCGCTGACCGACACCGACAATCTCTTCGGCGGTCTTGAATTCTCCGAGAAGCTCGCCGGGGCGGGCCTGCAGCCGATCGCCGGCGTCCAGCTCTCGGTCGATTTCGCCGACGAGGGCGAGGGCGGCCGCAAGCCGGCGCAAGCCCAGCGCCTGCCGCATATCGTCCTGCTCGCCATGGACGAGGCCGGCTACGGCAATCTGATGAAGCTCGTCAGCGAGGCGGCGCTGGCGACCGGCGGCGCCGGCCAGCCGGTGACGACGATCGAGCGCCTCTGCGCCCATCACGCCGGGCTGATCGCCCTGACCGGGGGGCCCTACGGGCCGGTCGACACGGCCTTGCGCGGCGGCCAGCTTCCGCTCGCGGCGGCGCGGCTCGCGACGCTGAAGGGCATCTATGGCGACCGGCTCTATGTCGAGATCCAGCGCCATGGCGCTGACGGCGAGGCGGCGCGGGAGGCTCATCTGCTGCGCCTCGCCTATGATGCCGAGTTGCCGGTCGTCGCGACCAACGAGCCCTTCTTCGCCAAGCCCGCCGATTTCGACGCCCATGACGCGCTCTTGGCGGTGGCGGAAGGGCGGCTCGTCTCGGATGGCGAGCGCCGCCGTGTTACGCCGGAGCATTACTTCGCCTCGCGCGCCGAGATGCAGAAGCGCTTCGCCGATTTGCCGGAGGCGCTGACGAACACGGTCGAGATCGCGATGCGCTGCCACTGGCGCGTGCTGCCGCGCAAGCCGATCCTGCCGCGCTTCGGCGAGGCGGGCCGCGACGAGGCCGAGGAGCTTCAGGCGCAGGCCCGCGCCGGCCTCCGCCAGCGCCTCGACAAGCACGGCCCGGCCGAGGGCTACAGCGTCGAAGATTACGAGAAGCGGCTCGATTTCGAGCTCATGATCATCACCCGGATGAAGTTTCCGGGCTATTTCCTGATCGTCTCGGACTTCATCAAATGGGCCAAGGCGAAGGATATCCCCGTCGGGCCCGGCCGCGGCTCGGGCGCGGGCTCGCTCGTCGCCTATGCGCTGACGATCACCGACGTCGACCCGCTGCGCTTCGGCCTGCTGTTCGAGCGCTTCCTCAATCCCGACCGCGTCTCGATGCCCGATTTCGACATCGATTTCTGCCAGAACCGGCGCGAAGAGGTGATCGAGTATGTGAAGCATCATTACGGGCAGGAGCGCGTCGCCCAGATCATCACCTTCGGCACGCTCCTGGCGCGCGGCGTGCTGCGCGATGTCGGCCGCGTGCTGGAGATGCCCTACGGCCAGGTCGACAAGCTGACCAAGCTGGTGCCGCAGAACCCGGCCAAGCCCATCTCGCTGAAGGATGCGATCGAGGGCGAGCCGAAGCTGCAATCGGCCGCCGCCGAGGAGCCGATCGTCGCCCGCCTCCTCGAAATTGGCCAGAAGCTGGAAGGGCTTCACCGCCATGCTTCGACTCACGCCGCAGGCGTGGTGATCGGCGACCGCCCGCTCGAGCAGCTCGTCGCGCTCTCGGTCGATCCGCGCACCGGCATGCGCGTCACCCAGTTCAACATGAAATGGGTCGAGCAGGCGGGGCTGGTGAAGTTCGACTTCCTCGGCCTCAAGACACTGACGACGCTGACCACGGCGGTGAAGCTGATCGCCCAGCGCGGCATCGCCATCGACCTCGCCAAATTGCCGTTCGACGACCCGCCGACCTACGCCATGCTGGCGCGCGGCGAGACGGTCGGCGTGTTCCAGGTGGAATCGGCCGGCATGCGCAAGGCGCTGGTCGAGATGAAGGCCGACCGGATCGAGGATCTGATCGCGCTGGTCGCGCTCTACCGGCCGGGGCCGATGGACAACATCCCGACCTATTGCCGCCGCAAGCTCGGGCTGGAGGAGCCGACATATCTCCACCCCGGCATGGAGCCCTATCTGCGCGAGACCCACGGCATCATCGTCTACCAGGAGCAGGTGATGCAGGTGGCGCAGGCGCTGTCCGGCTATTCGCTCGGCGAGGCGGACCTGCTGCGCCGCGCCATGGGCAAGAAGATCAAGGCCGAGATGGACGCCCAGCGCGACCGTTTCGTGAAGGGCGCGATCGAGGGCGGCATCAAGAAGGACATCGCCTCCGAGATCTTCGACCTCTTGGCGAAGTTCGCCGATTACGGCTTCAACAAGAGCCATGCGGCGGCCTATGCCATCGTCGCCTTCCAGACCGCCTATCTGAAGGCGAATTTCCCGGTCGAGTTCCTCGCCGCCTCGATGACGCTCGACATGGGCAACACCGACAAGCTCTCGGAATTCCGCCGCGACGCCGAGCGGCTCGGCATCAAGGTCGAGCGGCCGGCGATCAACCGCTCCGGCGTCGAGTTCGACGTCGCCGAGGGCAAGATCTTCTACGCGCTCGGCGCGATCAAGGGCGTCGGCCGGGCGGCGGTCGAGGCCTTGGTGGCGGCGCGCGCTGCGGGCGGCCCCTTCCGCGACCTCGCCGATCTCGCGCGGCGGATCGACACGAGGCTGGTCAACCGCCGCACGCTGGAGGCGTTGATCGCCGCAGGCTCCCTCGACGAGCTGGAGGAGGATCGGGCGCGGGCCATGGCCGCGATCGACGGCATGCTGGCCCTCTCGAACCGCACCCGCGACGAGGCCGCCGCCGGCCAGTTCGACCTGCTGGGCGGCGGCGTGGTGCAGGAAGCCTTCCGCATCCCGCAGGTCGAGCCCTGGGCGCCGGCCGAGAAGCTCAGGCGTGAGCACGAAGCGGTCGGCTTCTTCCTCTCCGGCCATCCGCTCGACGATTACGCCCAGGTGCTGAAGCGCCTGCGCGTGCAGCACTATGCCGATTTCGCCCGGACGGTGCGCGCCAACGGCACCGGCGTCGGCAAGGTCGCGGTCTCCGTCATCGACAAGTCGGAACGGCGGACCAAATCCGGCTCCAAGATGGGCATCGTCAATCTCTCGGACCCGAGCGGCCAGTTCGAGGCGGTGCTGTTCTCGGAAGGGTTGATGCGCCTGCGCGATCTGCTCGAGCCGGGCAGGGCGCTGGTCCTGCGCCTCTCGGCCGTGCTCGACGGCGAGGAGGCCAGGCCCCGCATCGAGGATGCCGAGGAGTTGGACGGCCTCGCCGCGCGCCAGAAGCAGGATCTCGTGGTCTATCTGCGTGACGACAGGGCGCTGACCTCGCTTGCCGAGCGGATTCGCCCGCGCGAGGCGCTGCGCGCCGAGGGCAAGGTCTCGGTCGTCATGATCATCGACGACGGCGCCCAGGAGGTCGAGATCGAATTGCCCGGCAGGTTCCCGGTCAACCAGCAGATCGCCAATGCCGTGCGCGCCGCGCCGGGCGTGGTCGAGGTGCGGCTGCAGTAG
- a CDS encoding 30S ribosomal protein S2, whose amino-acid sequence MALPDFSMRQLLEAGAHFGHQSHRWNPKMSPYIFGVRNNIHILDLSQSVPMLHRALQAVSDTVARGGRVLFVGTKRQAQDAIADAAKRSAQYYVNSRWLGGMLTNWKTISASIQRLRKVDELLNGGGTGLTKKERLMLSRERDKLEKALGGIKDMGGTPDMIFVIDTNKEQLAIKEAQRLGIPVAAIVDSNSDPDGITFPVPANDDAGRAIQLYCDLIARSAIDGIGRASGDQGIDVGAAEAPVVEEALEPAAAEGQVFEVLTAPRGAPDDLTKLSGMGPDAVQKLNDGGIYHFWQIAAMSPADVSKIDHDLKLGGKIDREGWVAQAREFADA is encoded by the coding sequence ATGGCTCTGCCCGATTTCTCCATGCGCCAGCTGCTCGAGGCCGGTGCCCATTTCGGCCACCAGTCGCATCGCTGGAACCCGAAGATGTCGCCCTATATCTTCGGCGTCCGCAACAACATTCACATCCTCGACCTGTCGCAGTCGGTGCCGATGCTGCACCGCGCGCTCCAGGCCGTGTCCGACACCGTCGCCCGCGGCGGCCGCGTCCTCTTCGTCGGCACCAAGCGCCAGGCGCAGGACGCCATCGCCGATGCGGCCAAGCGCTCGGCCCAGTATTATGTCAACTCCCGCTGGCTCGGCGGCATGCTGACCAACTGGAAGACCATCTCGGCCTCGATCCAGCGCCTGCGCAAGGTCGACGAACTGCTCAACGGCGGCGGTACGGGCCTCACCAAGAAGGAGCGCCTGATGCTGTCGCGCGAGCGCGACAAGCTCGAGAAGGCGCTCGGCGGCATCAAGGACATGGGCGGCACGCCCGACATGATCTTCGTGATCGACACCAACAAGGAACAGCTCGCGATCAAGGAGGCCCAGCGCCTCGGCATCCCGGTCGCCGCGATCGTCGATTCGAACTCGGACCCGGACGGCATCACCTTCCCGGTCCCGGCCAATGACGACGCCGGCCGCGCGATCCAGCTCTATTGCGACCTGATCGCCCGCTCGGCGATCGACGGCATCGGCCGCGCCTCGGGCGACCAGGGCATCGATGTCGGCGCGGCCGAAGCGCCGGTGGTCGAGGAAGCGCTGGAGCCGGCCGCAGCCGAGGGCCAGGTCTTCGAGGTGCTGACCGCCCCGCGCGGCGCGCCCGACGACCTGACCAAGCTTTCGGGCATGGGCCCCGACGCGGTGCAGAAGCTGAACGACGGCGGCATCTACCATTTCTGGCAGATCGCCGCGATGTCGCCGGCCGACGTCAGCAAGATCGACCACGACCTCAAGCTCGGCGGCAAGATCGACCGCGAGGGCTGGGTCGCCCAGGCCCGCGAGTTCGCCGACGCGTAA
- a CDS encoding GGDEF domain-containing protein: protein MILDLRTIFVTGALTCFIIGAMQLMTFATGRFTRNPVWWGVSSLCIGTGLLGTALRGAIPDIASIEFANTALLAGCLLLLFGIRNFAGRRLDWFGFGVVLLGTWTLLSLSPGPEGYATRVMVVSTVMALCDAAIVREALRLGRQEGLRSAWLLAILFAPTVVVYAGRIALAALDQVGTTLFPAESGATGWLAASGVAFIILRGQALLLLSAERSNRMLATLARRDPLTGAMNRSGLEQWLAQQTHGEQRAALLLVDIDHFKRLNDTLGHAAGDRILRVFAAAVRDELRSTDILARQGGDEFAIILPDIGVREAVRVAERIRHAFRDKLADLAEARLRPTLSIGVAEAGLGGRELDDLLVEADEALYRAKRLGRDRVQAQLSSAA from the coding sequence GTGATCCTCGACCTGCGGACGATCTTCGTCACCGGCGCGCTGACCTGCTTCATCATCGGCGCGATGCAGCTGATGACCTTCGCGACCGGACGCTTCACCCGCAACCCCGTCTGGTGGGGCGTCAGCAGCCTGTGCATCGGCACCGGCCTGCTGGGCACCGCGTTGCGCGGCGCGATCCCCGACATCGCCTCGATCGAATTCGCCAATACCGCGCTGTTGGCGGGCTGCCTGCTGCTGCTCTTCGGGATCCGGAATTTCGCCGGCCGCAGGCTCGACTGGTTCGGCTTCGGCGTGGTGCTGCTCGGAACCTGGACGCTGCTTTCGCTGTCGCCCGGCCCGGAAGGCTATGCGACGCGGGTCATGGTCGTGTCGACGGTAATGGCGCTCTGCGACGCCGCGATCGTGCGCGAGGCTCTCCGGCTCGGCCGGCAGGAAGGGCTGCGTTCGGCCTGGCTCCTCGCCATCCTGTTCGCGCCGACCGTCGTGGTCTATGCCGGGCGCATCGCGCTCGCGGCGCTGGACCAGGTCGGCACCACGCTGTTTCCGGCGGAATCGGGCGCGACCGGATGGCTCGCCGCCAGCGGCGTCGCCTTCATCATCCTGAGAGGCCAGGCTCTGCTCCTGCTCTCGGCCGAGCGCAGCAACCGGATGCTGGCGACGCTGGCCAGGCGCGATCCGCTGACCGGCGCCATGAACCGCTCCGGGCTCGAGCAATGGCTGGCGCAACAAACGCACGGCGAGCAGCGGGCGGCGCTGCTGCTCGTCGACATCGATCACTTCAAGCGCCTCAACGACACGCTCGGCCATGCGGCGGGCGACCGGATCCTGCGCGTCTTCGCCGCCGCCGTGCGCGATGAGCTGCGCAGCACCGACATCCTGGCCCGGCAGGGCGGCGACGAATTCGCGATCATCCTGCCCGATATCGGCGTCCGGGAGGCGGTGAGGGTCGCCGAGCGCATCCGCCACGCCTTCCGCGACAAGCTCGCCGACCTCGCCGAGGCCCGCCTGCGGCCGACGCTCAGCATCGGCGTGGCGGAGGCCGGGCTCGGCGGACGGGAGCTCGACGACCTTCTGGTCGAGGCCGACGAAGCGCTCTATCGCGCCAAGCGGCTCGGCCGCGACCGCGTCCAGGCCCAGCTCTCCTCGGCGGCGTGA